In the Qipengyuania pelagi genome, one interval contains:
- a CDS encoding penicillin acylase family protein, which translates to MRKWLPRLGFALLVVVLAGFVALATWEPFFAAHDEDAGSSGRIYSAEIVRDEFGVPHIYGETDADVAYGVAIAHAEDDFFTLQDVIAMSRGRYGAIAGQDGAQVDYVYHLLDARGTAERRYPALPADTRALFEAYASGLNQFAAEHPDELKLANLFPIDGMDVAAGFALRQPFFFGLNNVIGPLVAGEKLRPEFGPAITPDPAADDDGIPPARVIEDTTDHSAALGQEPARAPLPLGQDGALAGSNAFAIAPEKSGGPTLLVSNAHQPWRGGVAWYELVVESQEGWHYAGANFPGSPFPFLGHNENLGWTNTVNRPDMVDVYKLVMDESGTRYRLGDRWLDLEEKTVTLPVKMGPVVLPIRRTVYRSVHGPVVKNDNGVFAFRYGGIDNLGQLDAYYRLNKAEDFAEWEAVLARMDIPSTNFIYGDREGNIAYVYNAALPDRKPGVDWRGILPGDDPTLIWTGPVAYERLPRYFNPASGWLYNANNTPYTAAGPGSDLSAEDFAPELGVEMKQTNRSRRAWKLMSESSLIDRERLERIKYDTAYERTGYLARMFNEMAALDLSDAPDLAKARDLLLTWDFTADNVGSADAIALLTVRDFMSAEYQNNPWPDAREELAEAADHLMTHFGRLDPPMGELLRLRQGPGPYAVDLPLDGGSDTLRASTTWDVADDGRLAVRHGDSFIQFVEWRDGERVRSESIQPFGAATTRPQNAHFTDQATLFVQHRLKPVHFWREDVLANAASRKLVTNAR; encoded by the coding sequence ATGCGAAAATGGTTGCCGCGCCTGGGCTTTGCCCTGCTGGTTGTAGTGCTCGCGGGCTTCGTCGCCCTGGCGACGTGGGAACCCTTCTTTGCGGCGCACGATGAAGATGCGGGATCGTCCGGCCGAATCTACAGCGCCGAGATCGTGCGTGACGAATTCGGCGTTCCGCATATTTACGGCGAAACCGATGCCGATGTCGCCTATGGCGTCGCGATCGCCCATGCCGAGGACGATTTCTTCACGCTACAGGACGTGATCGCGATGAGCCGCGGGCGCTATGGCGCCATCGCCGGGCAAGACGGCGCGCAGGTCGATTACGTCTATCACTTGTTGGACGCGCGCGGCACGGCGGAGCGGCGCTATCCCGCCCTTCCCGCCGACACCCGCGCCCTGTTCGAAGCCTATGCCAGCGGTCTCAACCAGTTCGCCGCAGAACATCCCGACGAATTGAAGCTCGCCAATCTGTTTCCGATCGACGGGATGGACGTGGCGGCGGGCTTCGCGCTGCGCCAGCCTTTCTTCTTCGGCCTCAACAATGTCATCGGACCATTGGTGGCGGGCGAGAAGCTGCGGCCCGAATTCGGCCCTGCGATCACGCCCGATCCCGCCGCCGACGATGACGGCATCCCCCCTGCCCGCGTGATCGAGGATACCACCGATCACAGCGCGGCGCTCGGGCAGGAACCCGCGCGCGCACCTCTGCCATTGGGGCAGGACGGTGCGCTGGCCGGCTCCAACGCCTTTGCCATCGCGCCGGAGAAATCGGGCGGGCCGACCCTGCTCGTATCGAATGCCCACCAGCCCTGGCGCGGCGGCGTCGCCTGGTACGAACTCGTCGTCGAAAGCCAGGAAGGCTGGCATTATGCCGGGGCGAATTTCCCCGGCAGCCCGTTCCCCTTTCTCGGCCACAACGAGAATCTCGGCTGGACCAACACGGTCAACCGGCCCGACATGGTCGATGTCTACAAGCTCGTGATGGATGAGAGCGGGACGCGCTACCGCCTCGGCGACCGCTGGCTCGACCTCGAAGAGAAGACGGTCACCCTGCCCGTCAAGATGGGGCCGGTGGTCCTGCCGATCCGCCGTACGGTCTATCGCAGCGTGCACGGCCCGGTGGTGAAGAACGACAATGGCGTCTTCGCCTTCCGCTATGGCGGGATCGACAATCTCGGCCAGCTCGACGCCTATTACCGCCTCAACAAGGCGGAGGATTTCGCTGAGTGGGAGGCCGTGCTGGCCCGCATGGACATCCCCAGCACCAATTTCATCTACGGCGATCGCGAGGGCAATATCGCCTATGTCTACAACGCCGCCCTGCCCGACCGGAAGCCGGGCGTCGATTGGCGCGGCATCCTGCCCGGCGATGATCCCACGCTTATCTGGACCGGGCCGGTCGCCTATGAGCGCCTGCCGCGCTATTTCAACCCGGCGAGCGGATGGCTCTACAATGCCAACAACACGCCTTACACCGCCGCCGGTCCGGGCAGCGACCTTTCGGCGGAGGATTTCGCGCCCGAACTCGGCGTCGAGATGAAGCAGACCAATCGCTCGCGCCGCGCGTGGAAATTGATGAGCGAATCCAGCCTGATCGACCGCGAGCGGCTGGAGCGGATCAAGTACGATACCGCCTACGAGCGAACCGGCTATCTCGCGCGGATGTTTAACGAGATGGCGGCGCTCGACCTGTCGGACGCGCCCGATCTCGCCAAGGCCCGCGATCTGCTGCTGACCTGGGATTTCACCGCCGACAATGTCGGCAGCGCGGATGCGATCGCTCTTCTGACCGTGCGCGACTTCATGTCCGCGGAATACCAGAACAATCCCTGGCCCGACGCGCGCGAGGAACTGGCCGAGGCGGCCGATCACCTGATGACTCATTTCGGGCGGCTCGACCCACCGATGGGCGAATTGCTGCGCCTGCGCCAGGGGCCAGGCCCCTACGCGGTGGATCTGCCGCTCGATGGCGGGTCGGACACGCTGCGCGCCTCGACCACCTGGGATGTCGCCGATGACGGCAGACTGGCCGTGCGCCACGGGGACAGTTTCATCCAGTTCGTCGAGTGGCGGGATGGCGAGCGGGTGCGTTCGGAATCGATCCAGCCCTTCGGCGCGGCGACCACCAGGCCTCAGAACGCGCACTTCACCGATCAGGCTACGCTGTTCGTCCAGCACCGCTTGAAGCCGGTCCATTTCTGGCGCGAGGATGTCCTCGCCAATGCCGCGTCTCGAAAGCTGGTGACGAACGCCCGCTGA
- a CDS encoding tetratricopeptide repeat protein, protein MAGIIRRRAGNPAAAVEAFEKAISMGIDSAEIHNSLGLALQDAGSREKARHAFEQAIEKDVSYTEASVNAGRLAASEGEFEGAERVLRRALQVKSKSPLLHNALAAVLHEAGDSKSASEHFQVSSQIDPGNLVAVVRFAETLRELGRSPEALEFLVAHEARFRGAPEFAEILAGTLLDNGRVAEAEERYERLAREVPGYFAAHRALARLAVEYATGKDPYRSYRALVAQWPDEWAIWENWLSLTISSRDFEMTISLAEKARSRFGANSNIDYFEAIALSEISDAQKAEMLFQRIEPIMDRLPHFWDSRARNALRRAEPEQAEAAALRSTTLDPKGQFGWAYLGLAWRLLDDDREFWLHDYERQVEQRPLDYLSAPEKLEELRLCLEHLHRASNHPLDQSLRKGTQTEGALFRLDRAEIAQLRDEIRAHVRDYAANLPDDNDHPFYRRKAEDIRFVGSWSVRLKDEGFHLSHVHPAGWISSALHLTVPEAPRGSGANDSAGKLVLGQPPSELGIGLSPRKTITPQEGSLVLFPSSMWHGTVPIDRAARRLSVAFDCLPVKPG, encoded by the coding sequence TTGGCCGGTATCATCCGTCGCCGGGCAGGGAACCCGGCCGCTGCGGTCGAGGCTTTCGAAAAAGCGATTTCGATGGGGATCGATAGTGCCGAAATTCACAACAGCCTAGGCTTGGCACTACAAGACGCCGGATCGAGAGAAAAAGCGAGACACGCCTTCGAGCAAGCTATCGAGAAGGATGTCAGCTATACCGAAGCGAGCGTGAATGCCGGTCGGCTCGCGGCTTCGGAAGGGGAATTCGAAGGTGCGGAGAGGGTGCTTAGGCGCGCTCTCCAAGTAAAATCAAAATCACCCTTGCTTCACAACGCCTTGGCTGCGGTCTTGCATGAGGCTGGAGATAGCAAATCTGCATCGGAACATTTCCAAGTTTCATCGCAAATTGATCCGGGTAATCTCGTCGCCGTAGTGCGATTTGCCGAGACTTTGCGAGAGTTGGGAAGATCGCCAGAAGCTCTCGAATTTTTGGTCGCACATGAAGCGCGCTTTCGCGGGGCGCCTGAATTCGCAGAAATTCTTGCCGGAACCCTGTTGGATAACGGGCGGGTTGCAGAGGCTGAAGAGCGTTATGAGCGGCTTGCGCGCGAAGTGCCGGGATACTTTGCGGCCCATCGCGCTCTTGCCCGACTTGCGGTGGAATATGCGACTGGAAAGGATCCGTATCGCAGCTATCGCGCCCTCGTCGCCCAGTGGCCGGATGAATGGGCGATCTGGGAGAATTGGTTGTCGTTGACAATCAGTTCGCGCGACTTCGAGATGACGATCTCTCTCGCGGAGAAGGCCAGATCCCGCTTCGGTGCGAATTCGAACATCGATTATTTCGAAGCGATCGCTTTGAGCGAAATCTCGGACGCACAAAAAGCGGAGATGCTGTTCCAACGGATCGAGCCCATTATGGATCGATTGCCGCATTTCTGGGATTCTCGCGCCCGGAACGCACTTCGCCGCGCTGAGCCCGAACAAGCGGAGGCTGCAGCGTTGCGCAGCACTACGCTAGACCCGAAAGGTCAGTTCGGTTGGGCCTATCTGGGGCTTGCTTGGAGGCTTCTCGACGATGACCGGGAATTTTGGCTTCATGACTATGAGAGACAAGTCGAACAACGCCCTCTCGACTATCTTTCAGCTCCCGAAAAATTAGAAGAACTGAGGCTTTGCCTCGAGCATCTTCATCGTGCTTCCAATCATCCTCTCGATCAAAGTTTACGGAAGGGCACGCAAACCGAAGGCGCATTGTTCCGGCTTGATAGGGCGGAGATTGCGCAGCTGCGTGACGAAATCAGAGCCCACGTCCGTGATTACGCGGCAAACTTGCCTGACGATAATGACCATCCGTTCTACCGGCGAAAAGCGGAGGATATCCGCTTTGTGGGCTCGTGGTCCGTTCGCTTGAAAGACGAAGGTTTCCACCTTTCGCATGTCCATCCAGCCGGATGGATCAGTTCCGCTCTGCATTTGACCGTTCCTGAGGCACCGCGTGGATCGGGGGCCAACGATAGTGCCGGAAAACTCGTGCTTGGCCAGCCACCCAGCGAACTTGGAATCGGTCTGTCACCGCGAAAGACGATCACGCCACAGGAAGGAAGTCTGGTGCTATTCCCATCCTCGATGTGGCACGGAACCGTTCCGATCGACAGGGCAGCGCGCCGTTTGAGCGTAGCCTTCGATTGTCTGCCCGTAAAACCCGGCTGA
- a CDS encoding acetyl-CoA C-acetyltransferase produces MPEAYIVEAVRTAGGKRGGRLAGVHPVDLAAVTLDAVMERTGLEAEAVDDVVMGCVSQGGEQAMQVGRNAVLAAKRLGEGVPAVTIDRQCGSSQQAIQFAAQAVMSGTQDVVIAAGVESMSRVPMGSTAMLHMKEGLGHYKSPGLEEKYPGIQWSQFTGAQMIADKHRFSKEQLDAFALESHQKAIRATESGAFEKEIVGVPIETSEGEACHTVDEGIRFDATLEGIASVKLLSPDGKITAASASQICDGSSAVMVVSERALKEYGLTPLARIHNLTVTAGDPVIMLEEPLFATDRALERAGMRIEDIDLYEVNEAFAPVPLAWLKHTGADPDRLNVHGGAIALGHPLGASGTKLMATLVHALHRHGKKYGLQTMCEGGGVANVTIVEAL; encoded by the coding sequence ATGCCCGAAGCCTATATCGTCGAAGCCGTGCGCACCGCCGGCGGCAAGCGTGGGGGGCGGCTCGCGGGGGTGCACCCGGTCGATCTCGCTGCGGTCACGCTCGATGCGGTGATGGAGCGGACGGGGCTCGAGGCCGAGGCGGTCGACGATGTCGTGATGGGCTGCGTCAGCCAGGGCGGCGAACAGGCCATGCAGGTCGGCCGCAATGCGGTGCTGGCGGCGAAACGCCTTGGCGAAGGCGTGCCTGCCGTCACCATCGACCGCCAGTGCGGGTCTTCGCAGCAGGCGATCCAGTTCGCGGCGCAGGCGGTGATGTCGGGCACGCAGGATGTCGTCATCGCGGCGGGCGTCGAAAGCATGAGCCGGGTGCCCATGGGCTCGACCGCGATGCTGCACATGAAAGAGGGGCTGGGCCACTACAAATCGCCCGGCCTCGAAGAGAAATACCCCGGCATCCAGTGGAGCCAGTTCACCGGCGCTCAGATGATCGCGGACAAGCACCGTTTCTCGAAGGAGCAGCTCGACGCCTTTGCCCTCGAAAGCCACCAGAAGGCGATCCGGGCCACCGAAAGCGGCGCATTCGAGAAGGAGATCGTCGGTGTACCAATCGAGACCTCGGAGGGCGAGGCCTGCCACACGGTCGATGAAGGCATCCGTTTCGATGCGACGCTGGAAGGGATCGCGAGCGTCAAGCTGCTTAGCCCGGACGGCAAGATCACCGCCGCGAGCGCCAGCCAGATCTGCGACGGATCGAGCGCGGTCATGGTGGTGAGCGAGCGGGCGCTGAAGGAATACGGCCTCACTCCGCTCGCGCGTATCCACAATCTGACGGTCACGGCGGGCGATCCGGTCATCATGCTGGAAGAACCCCTGTTCGCGACCGACCGCGCGCTGGAACGGGCCGGGATGCGGATCGAGGATATCGACCTTTACGAGGTCAACGAAGCCTTCGCCCCCGTGCCGCTCGCCTGGCTGAAGCATACCGGCGCGGACCCGGACAGGCTCAACGTCCATGGCGGTGCGATCGCGCTCGGCCATCCGCTCGGCGCGTCGGGCACCAAGCTGATGGCGACGCTGGTTCACGCGCTGCACCGGCACGGCAAGAAATACGGACTCCAGACGATGTGCGAAGGCGGCGGCGTCGCCAATGTGACCATCGTCGAGGCGCTCTGA
- a CDS encoding TonB-dependent receptor domain-containing protein, which produces MNKISILKASAAPLALSFALVGTPALAQVADGPLPPEDQTANADGTEEPSGTIVVTGSRIARPNIEAASPVTIVGAEQVQLTGTTTVENLLNELPQVIPGNTRVSNNAGGENFSTIDLRGLGAGRTLILLDGERLPASTTTGVTDVSQIPTGLIERVEVVTGGASAVYGSDAIAGVINFILKDDFEGAELTAQQGISQDGTGSNYNISGLLGGNFADNRGNMTVYASYTQRDAVSQGRYDYSRVSGAIYLPVEDATGQYGIPYVVDSPSDVQNTTGFTQVPVSGGGSATPPWGWIANSATNPFRNLGTLLPANFGAGRTDTNCDGVAGGAYNTGNLSFNDAGQLTPRNAAGLCNIPLRSIGSSRYNFAPDNYLIIPNDRLTITANGSYEFSEDTRASVYASFTNSNTQVALAPTPATSIVVPANSPLIPADLRVALNSRPNPNAPFIINRRFTETGPRIGDFTTDAKNLRAIIEHDLNDDWSINFVGSFGRVDNTSRNQGNIRASAVTQGLAGCPAGSGPGCVPVNIFGPGTLTPDMLSFVALSTTDTESFEQLRVATNLTGNLFELPGGPVGVAVGAEYRKDTGQTLVDDAKRTGDIIGFNAQNDISGSINVKEIYGEIRVPVLEILSLGAGARYSDYSSVGGLFNWKAEAELTPLPWVKIRGSYNRAARAPNVFELFQNGNQGFPSYTDPCNSSNTNRNDALCVAQGVPAGALAGFNQVNSQVQAFAFGNPNLSEEKAETWTAGLVLTPGTIFGARVTLTADYYNIKLDDRVAGQGAQFFIGQCYTGADPAACNRVVRDTTTGQIDFVNTTVVNADNSFTTSGVDVGIDVSYPAFGGQLYVSDVLTYVDEYSIGDTNFVDTVSPGFGGVIPDWANTATVGWRGDDVTAQVRYVWKRGARQNYPGAFLDGLYPYDLNDPDFASLYDEFPDRINDLHLVNLSVRWQAAENFEFTGIVDNLLDKYPPQTTTGIFEQANSNISFYDRYALGRTFTVQARITF; this is translated from the coding sequence ATGAATAAGATTTCCATCCTTAAGGCCAGCGCTGCACCGCTCGCCTTGAGCTTTGCGCTGGTGGGTACACCGGCCCTCGCTCAGGTTGCCGACGGACCGCTTCCGCCGGAAGACCAGACCGCCAACGCCGACGGCACCGAAGAGCCGAGCGGCACCATCGTCGTGACCGGTTCGCGTATCGCGCGTCCGAACATCGAAGCTGCCAGCCCCGTGACGATCGTCGGCGCGGAGCAGGTTCAGCTCACCGGTACGACCACCGTTGAAAACCTGCTGAACGAATTGCCGCAGGTCATTCCTGGCAATACGCGCGTTTCGAACAATGCCGGCGGCGAAAACTTCTCGACCATCGACCTTCGTGGTCTGGGTGCGGGCCGTACGCTGATCCTGCTCGATGGCGAACGCCTGCCTGCTTCGACGACCACGGGTGTGACGGACGTGTCGCAGATCCCGACCGGCCTGATCGAACGCGTCGAAGTTGTCACCGGCGGTGCATCCGCGGTCTACGGCTCGGACGCGATCGCGGGCGTCATCAACTTCATCCTCAAGGATGACTTCGAAGGTGCGGAGCTGACCGCTCAGCAGGGCATCTCGCAGGACGGCACCGGTTCCAACTACAACATCTCGGGCCTGCTTGGCGGCAATTTCGCCGACAATCGCGGCAACATGACCGTCTATGCTTCCTACACGCAGCGTGACGCCGTCAGCCAGGGCCGTTACGACTATTCGCGCGTCTCCGGCGCGATTTACCTGCCCGTGGAAGACGCGACCGGCCAGTACGGCATTCCGTATGTCGTCGACAGCCCGTCGGACGTTCAGAACACCACTGGCTTCACCCAGGTCCCCGTCTCCGGTGGTGGTTCCGCCACTCCGCCTTGGGGCTGGATCGCCAATAGCGCCACCAATCCGTTCCGGAACCTTGGCACCTTGCTTCCCGCCAATTTCGGTGCTGGTCGTACCGACACGAATTGCGACGGTGTGGCCGGTGGCGCCTACAACACCGGAAACCTGTCGTTCAACGACGCCGGTCAGTTGACGCCGCGCAACGCCGCTGGCCTCTGCAACATCCCGCTGCGTTCGATCGGCTCTTCGCGGTATAACTTCGCGCCCGACAACTACCTGATCATTCCGAACGATCGTCTGACGATCACTGCGAACGGTTCGTACGAGTTCTCGGAAGACACCCGTGCCAGTGTTTACGCCTCGTTCACCAACTCGAACACCCAGGTCGCTCTGGCTCCGACCCCGGCGACGAGCATTGTCGTTCCGGCGAACAGCCCGCTGATCCCTGCGGATCTTCGTGTGGCTCTCAACAGCCGTCCCAACCCGAATGCGCCGTTCATCATCAACCGTCGTTTCACCGAAACCGGTCCGCGTATCGGCGACTTCACGACGGACGCGAAGAACCTTCGTGCGATCATCGAGCATGATCTGAACGATGACTGGTCGATCAACTTCGTCGGCAGCTTCGGCCGCGTCGACAATACGAGCCGGAACCAGGGTAACATCCGTGCATCGGCTGTGACTCAGGGCCTCGCGGGCTGTCCCGCTGGTTCGGGTCCTGGCTGTGTCCCGGTGAACATCTTCGGCCCCGGCACGCTTACGCCCGATATGCTTTCCTTCGTTGCACTTTCGACGACGGATACTGAAAGCTTCGAGCAGCTGCGTGTCGCCACCAACCTCACCGGTAACCTCTTCGAACTTCCGGGTGGCCCGGTGGGCGTCGCGGTCGGTGCGGAATACCGCAAGGATACCGGCCAGACGCTGGTGGACGATGCGAAGCGTACCGGCGATATCATCGGTTTCAACGCGCAGAACGACATCTCAGGTTCGATCAACGTCAAGGAAATCTACGGCGAAATCCGTGTTCCGGTGCTTGAGATCCTGTCGCTCGGTGCCGGTGCTCGCTACTCCGACTATTCGTCGGTCGGTGGCCTGTTCAACTGGAAGGCCGAAGCTGAGCTGACGCCGCTTCCGTGGGTCAAGATCCGTGGGTCCTATAACCGGGCTGCTCGTGCACCGAACGTGTTCGAACTGTTCCAGAACGGTAACCAGGGCTTCCCGTCCTACACCGACCCCTGTAATTCGTCGAACACCAACCGTAACGATGCGCTCTGCGTCGCTCAGGGTGTGCCGGCTGGTGCCTTGGCCGGGTTCAACCAGGTCAACAGCCAGGTCCAGGCCTTTGCGTTCGGTAACCCGAACCTCAGCGAGGAAAAGGCTGAGACGTGGACTGCGGGCCTCGTCCTCACTCCGGGCACCATTTTCGGCGCTCGCGTGACGCTGACGGCGGATTACTACAACATCAAGCTTGATGACCGTGTCGCCGGACAGGGTGCGCAGTTCTTCATCGGACAGTGCTACACCGGTGCCGATCCGGCCGCCTGTAACCGCGTCGTTCGCGACACGACCACGGGCCAGATCGACTTCGTCAACACGACCGTTGTGAACGCCGACAATTCGTTCACCACTTCGGGCGTGGACGTTGGCATCGACGTGTCGTATCCGGCTTTCGGCGGCCAGTTGTATGTCTCTGACGTTCTCACCTACGTGGATGAGTACTCGATCGGCGATACCAACTTCGTTGACACCGTTTCTCCCGGCTTCGGCGGCGTGATCCCCGATTGGGCGAACACGGCGACGGTCGGCTGGCGCGGTGACGACGTCACGGCTCAGGTACGGTATGTTTGGAAGCGCGGTGCGCGTCAGAACTATCCGGGTGCCTTCCTCGATGGTCTCTACCCGTATGATCTGAATGATCCGGATTTCGCGTCGCTGTATGACGAGTTCCCCGATCGCATCAACGACCTGCACCTCGTGAACCTCTCGGTTCGCTGGCAGGCCGCCGAGAACTTCGAGTTCACCGGTATCGTTGACAACCTCCTCGACAAGTACCCGCCGCAGACGACGACCGGGATTTTCGAGCAGGCGAACTCCAACATCAGCTTCTACGATCGTTATGCGCTCGGCCGGACCTTCACCGTCCAGGCACGCATCACCTTCTAA
- the clpB gene encoding ATP-dependent chaperone ClpB, whose product MNLEKFTDRAKGFLQAAQTVAIRMNHQRISPAHLLKAMIEDSEGMASGLIARAGGQPRMVEDAVDAALGKLPAVTGGGAQATPGLDNDAVRVLDQAEQIAQKSGDAYVTVERLLVALALATTTSAGQALKAGQVDPAKLEAAISELRGGRRADSANAEQAYDAMEKYARDLTQAARDGKLDPVIGRDEEIRRTVQILARRTKNNPALIGEPGTGKTAIAEGLALRIANGDVPDSLKNRTLMSLDLGALIAGAKYRGEFEERLKAVLDEVKGADGQIILFIDEMHTLIGAGASEGSMDAGNLLKPALSRGELHCIGATTLDEYQKYVEKDPALQRRFQPVYIEEPSVEDTISILRGIKEKYELHHGVRITDGAIVAAAQLSNRYIQNRFLPDKAIDLMDEAASRIRMEVESKPEEIEGLDRRIIQLKIEEQALQKESDTASRDWLEALRKELSELEQQSSELTTRWQNERDKIHAEARIKEDLDAARLELEQAQRAGDLARAGELSYGRIPELEKKLDEASGQTENALLREEVTEDDIAGVVSRWTGIPMDRMLEGEREKLLQMEEILGKRVIGQSQAIDAVSKAVRRARAGLQDPNRPLGSFLFLGPTGVGKTELTKALARFLFDDDQAMVRIDMSEFMEKHAVARLIGAPPGYVGYEEGGVLTEAVRRRPYQVVLFDEVEKAHTDVFNVLLQVLDDGRLTDGQGRVVDFSNTLIILTSNLGSQYLAQMTDDQQVEDVEPQVMDVVRGHFRPEFLNRLDEIILFHRLGQEHMAPIVEIQVARVQKLLKDRKITLDLTEAAKRWLGRVGYDPVYGARPLKRAVQRYVQDPLADKMLRGEVPDGSTVKIDEGDGALEMVVE is encoded by the coding sequence ATGAATCTCGAAAAATTCACCGATCGCGCCAAGGGCTTCCTGCAGGCCGCGCAGACCGTCGCGATCCGCATGAACCACCAGCGTATTTCTCCCGCGCATCTTCTGAAGGCGATGATCGAGGACAGCGAAGGCATGGCCTCGGGCCTGATCGCGCGCGCGGGCGGCCAGCCGCGCATGGTGGAAGATGCGGTCGATGCGGCGCTCGGAAAGCTTCCGGCGGTGACCGGCGGCGGCGCGCAGGCGACGCCGGGGCTGGATAACGACGCGGTGCGCGTGCTCGATCAGGCCGAACAGATCGCGCAGAAATCGGGCGATGCCTATGTGACGGTGGAACGGCTCCTTGTCGCTCTGGCGCTCGCCACCACGACGTCGGCGGGGCAGGCCCTGAAGGCGGGCCAGGTCGATCCAGCCAAGCTCGAAGCGGCGATTTCGGAACTGCGCGGCGGGCGGCGCGCCGACAGCGCCAATGCCGAACAGGCTTATGACGCGATGGAGAAATACGCCCGCGACCTGACCCAGGCGGCGCGTGACGGGAAGCTGGACCCCGTCATCGGCCGCGACGAGGAAATCCGTCGCACCGTGCAGATCCTCGCCCGGCGGACCAAGAACAATCCCGCTCTCATCGGCGAACCCGGCACGGGCAAGACCGCGATCGCGGAAGGGCTGGCCCTGCGCATCGCCAATGGCGACGTGCCGGATTCCCTGAAGAACCGCACGCTGATGTCGCTCGACCTCGGCGCGCTCATCGCGGGCGCGAAATATCGCGGCGAATTCGAGGAGCGGTTGAAGGCCGTGCTGGACGAGGTGAAAGGCGCCGACGGGCAGATCATCCTGTTCATCGACGAGATGCACACGCTGATCGGGGCGGGCGCTTCGGAAGGGTCGATGGATGCAGGCAATCTCTTGAAGCCCGCGCTCAGCCGGGGCGAACTGCACTGCATCGGCGCGACGACGCTCGACGAATACCAGAAATATGTCGAGAAGGACCCGGCTCTCCAGCGGCGTTTCCAGCCCGTCTATATCGAGGAGCCGAGCGTCGAGGACACGATCTCGATCCTGCGCGGCATCAAGGAGAAATACGAGCTGCACCACGGCGTGCGCATCACCGACGGGGCGATCGTGGCGGCGGCGCAGCTCTCCAACCGCTACATCCAGAACCGCTTCCTGCCCGACAAGGCCATCGACCTGATGGACGAGGCGGCGAGCCGTATCCGCATGGAGGTGGAATCGAAGCCCGAGGAGATCGAAGGCCTCGACCGCCGGATCATCCAGCTCAAGATCGAGGAACAGGCGCTCCAGAAGGAAAGCGACACCGCCTCGCGCGACTGGCTCGAGGCGCTGCGCAAGGAATTGTCCGAACTGGAACAGCAGTCCAGCGAACTGACCACGCGGTGGCAGAACGAACGCGACAAGATCCACGCCGAAGCGCGCATCAAGGAAGATCTCGACGCGGCGCGGCTGGAACTCGAACAGGCGCAGCGCGCGGGTGATCTCGCGAGGGCGGGGGAATTGTCCTACGGGCGCATTCCCGAGCTTGAAAAGAAACTCGACGAAGCGTCCGGCCAGACCGAGAATGCACTGCTTCGGGAAGAGGTCACCGAGGACGACATCGCAGGCGTCGTCAGCCGCTGGACGGGTATTCCGATGGACCGGATGCTGGAAGGCGAGCGCGAGAAGCTGCTCCAGATGGAGGAAATTCTCGGCAAGCGGGTGATCGGCCAGTCTCAGGCAATCGACGCGGTCTCGAAGGCGGTGCGCCGCGCGCGGGCTGGGCTACAGGACCCGAACCGCCCGCTCGGCAGCTTCCTGTTCCTCGGCCCGACCGGCGTCGGCAAGACCGAGCTGACCAAGGCGCTCGCGCGCTTCCTGTTCGACGACGATCAGGCGATGGTGCGCATCGACATGAGCGAGTTCATGGAGAAGCACGCGGTCGCCCGCCTGATCGGCGCGCCTCCGGGCTATGTCGGCTATGAGGAAGGCGGCGTCCTGACCGAGGCGGTTCGGCGGCGGCCCTATCAGGTGGTCCTGTTCGACGAGGTCGAGAAGGCGCACACGGATGTCTTCAACGTGCTGCTCCAGGTGCTCGATGATGGGCGCCTGACCGACGGGCAGGGCAGGGTGGTCGATTTCTCGAACACGCTGATCATCCTGACGTCGAACCTCGGCAGCCAGTATCTCGCCCAGATGACCGACGACCAGCAGGTGGAGGACGTCGAACCGCAGGTGATGGATGTGGTTCGCGGGCATTTCCGCCCCGAATTCCTCAATCGCCTAGACGAGATCATCCTGTTCCATCGCCTCGGCCAGGAACACATGGCCCCGATCGTCGAAATCCAGGTCGCGCGGGTGCAGAAGCTGCTGAAGGACCGCAAGATAACGCTCGACCTGACCGAAGCGGCGAAACGCTGGCTCGGCCGGGTGGGCTACGACCCGGTCTATGGCGCCCGGCCCCTCAAGCGCGCGGTGCAGCGCTACGTCCAGGACCCGCTCGCCGACAAGATGCTGCGCGGAGAGGTGCCGGATGGCAGCACCGTCAAGATCGACGAGGGGGATGGGGCGTTGGAGATGGTGGTGGAGTAG